In the genome of Spirochaeta cellobiosiphila DSM 17781, one region contains:
- a CDS encoding (deoxy)nucleoside triphosphate pyrophosphohydrolase: protein MPTRPIVVVTGILEKEGKYLITRRKMEQNTGDQWEFPGGKVQSKESDQKALMREFKEELGLTVEVSQFLCEINFTFANGKPGILRAYTVEYQKGNMTLYVHEEARYIFPHELGKYDFTPAYLEILDKLQQMSYSKVINRAEQLRNEGEHQKALELLQDLSNSQPKNPIIHYHLAWTLQSMGEEDSALTHYVKALEYGLEGDKRRETIFGLAIQDLFHNRLSACQDKLNQAAEECGFDYDIQVFHSILDFKKDNIKSGLEQLVNVIIETTSSESVKKYKQVLQYLIQNW, encoded by the coding sequence ATGCCGACCCGCCCAATCGTTGTAGTCACCGGAATTTTAGAAAAAGAGGGTAAATACCTCATCACCAGAAGGAAAATGGAACAAAACACAGGGGATCAATGGGAATTCCCAGGTGGTAAAGTCCAGAGCAAGGAAAGTGACCAGAAAGCTCTCATGAGGGAATTCAAAGAGGAATTAGGATTAACTGTAGAAGTGAGCCAATTCCTTTGTGAAATCAACTTCACCTTTGCCAATGGAAAACCAGGAATCTTACGGGCTTATACTGTCGAATACCAAAAGGGCAATATGACACTCTATGTACATGAAGAGGCCCGTTATATATTTCCCCATGAATTAGGGAAATACGACTTCACCCCAGCCTACCTCGAGATTTTAGACAAATTACAGCAGATGAGTTATTCCAAAGTCATTAATAGAGCAGAACAGCTTCGTAATGAAGGAGAACACCAGAAAGCCCTGGAGCTTTTACAGGATTTAAGTAATAGCCAACCGAAGAATCCCATAATCCACTATCATCTAGCCTGGACATTACAAAGCATGGGAGAAGAAGACTCTGCCCTCACCCACTATGTAAAAGCTCTGGAATATGGACTGGAAGGGGACAAAAGACGGGAAACCATCTTTGGTTTAGCCATTCAGGATCTATTCCATAACCGTCTGAGCGCTTGTCAGGACAAACTCAATCAAGCGGCAGAAGAATGTGGATTTGATTATGACATTCAAGTATTTCATAGTATATTGGACTTCAAGAAGGACAATATAAAGTCCGGACTGGAGCAATTAGTAAATGTCATTATAGAGACAACGAGTTCAGAATCTGTCAAAAAATATAAACAGGTTCTTCAATATCTTATTCAAAATTGGTAG
- a CDS encoding diacylglycerol kinase family protein, translated as MTYKDLYNKFKYAFRGIITAFTTDNSFKFHLIAALVVMIMAILLHFTIIEWIIALFSIAFVIVAEMFNTAIEYLVRLITDTYHEEAEKLLDISAGAVLLASITSIVGGVLILLRRII; from the coding sequence ATGACCTATAAAGATTTATATAATAAGTTCAAGTATGCCTTTCGAGGTATCATCACCGCCTTCACAACGGATAATAGCTTTAAATTCCATTTGATAGCTGCCCTAGTCGTCATGATTATGGCGATCTTATTGCATTTTACTATCATCGAATGGATTATAGCCTTATTCAGCATAGCTTTTGTAATCGTGGCGGAGATGTTCAACACAGCTATTGAATATCTAGTCCGTCTCATTACGGATACCTATCATGAAGAAGCGGAAAAGCTTCTGGACATCAGTGCAGGAGCTGTTCTCCTCGCCTCAATCACAAGTATTGTCGGAGGAGTCCTTATACTATTAAGAAGGATTATTTAA
- the typA gene encoding translational GTPase TypA, with translation MSSLEQNKAIRNVAIIAHVDHGKTTLVDAMFKQSGIFREGQQVDDRLMDSMDLERERGITISAKNCSVNWKGVKINIIDTPGHADFGGEVERSLSMADGVILLVDASEGPLPQTRFVLQKALKNRLPMICIINKIDRADARPQEVLNEVYDLLIDLDATEDQLEFPLLYAIGRDGIAKKDIDGDADNLIDLFDTIVEEIPGPQYDPADPFQMLVADLDYSDFLGRICVGKVASGSVKANAPLVCIGADGKAKALRVSKLQAYKGMDYEDVDVVQTGDIIALAGIEEVTIGDTICTKERPVALPRIQVDEPTVSMKFTANTGPIAGQEGKFVQGSRIWERLEKEVLTNVAIKIEQNSEGEGFIVKGRGEFQMAILIETMRREGYELCVGRPEVIYKRDEDGKLLEPIEYLGVDCDEPYMGVVMEKLSIRKCLMTNMVNNGTGRVRMEFTAPSRSLIGYRDEFLTDTKGTGMLHSYVDGYEPFRGEFPSRSTGSLVADRQGKAVPYAIYNLEPRGKMFIQAGDVVYEGMVVGEHNRDNDLDVNPTKEKKLSNMRASGRDENVVLTPVVPLTLEQALNFIRADEMVEITPQSIRLRKTILGAQQRKQARNRK, from the coding sequence ATGAGTAGTTTAGAACAAAACAAAGCCATTCGGAATGTGGCCATTATAGCTCACGTTGACCATGGAAAAACAACATTAGTTGATGCCATGTTCAAGCAGAGTGGAATATTTCGCGAAGGTCAGCAGGTCGATGACCGGCTAATGGATAGTATGGATTTGGAACGAGAACGGGGAATTACTATCTCCGCTAAGAACTGTTCCGTTAATTGGAAAGGGGTTAAAATCAATATCATTGATACTCCGGGGCACGCTGACTTCGGCGGAGAGGTGGAACGATCTCTCTCAATGGCTGATGGTGTTATCCTGTTGGTTGATGCTTCTGAAGGACCATTACCTCAGACACGATTTGTATTACAGAAGGCCCTTAAGAATCGTCTTCCCATGATCTGTATCATCAACAAGATTGATAGAGCAGATGCCAGACCACAGGAAGTTCTTAACGAGGTATATGACCTCCTTATTGATTTGGATGCTACAGAAGATCAGTTAGAGTTTCCCTTACTTTATGCTATCGGTCGTGATGGTATTGCTAAGAAAGATATTGATGGTGATGCGGATAATCTTATTGATTTATTCGACACCATAGTAGAGGAAATCCCTGGCCCTCAATATGATCCAGCAGATCCCTTCCAGATGCTTGTAGCCGACTTGGATTATTCTGACTTTTTAGGAAGAATATGTGTTGGTAAAGTCGCTTCTGGTTCCGTAAAAGCTAATGCCCCCTTAGTGTGTATCGGCGCTGATGGTAAGGCTAAGGCCCTCCGTGTTAGTAAGCTTCAAGCCTATAAAGGTATGGATTATGAAGATGTTGATGTGGTACAAACAGGGGACATTATTGCCCTTGCTGGTATTGAAGAAGTAACCATCGGAGATACTATCTGTACCAAAGAAAGACCTGTTGCTCTTCCTCGTATTCAAGTTGATGAACCAACAGTATCTATGAAGTTTACCGCTAATACAGGACCTATTGCTGGACAGGAAGGTAAGTTTGTACAAGGTTCCAGAATCTGGGAGAGACTAGAAAAAGAAGTTTTGACAAACGTTGCTATTAAGATAGAACAGAATTCAGAAGGGGAAGGTTTCATTGTAAAAGGCCGTGGAGAATTTCAAATGGCTATCCTTATTGAAACCATGAGACGGGAAGGTTATGAGTTATGTGTAGGGCGACCTGAAGTAATCTACAAAAGAGATGAAGATGGTAAGCTTTTAGAACCTATCGAATACTTAGGTGTTGACTGTGACGAACCTTACATGGGTGTGGTTATGGAAAAACTATCGATTCGTAAGTGTCTAATGACTAACATGGTCAATAACGGTACTGGCCGAGTTAGAATGGAATTCACAGCTCCTAGTCGATCTCTTATTGGTTATCGGGATGAGTTCTTAACAGATACAAAAGGTACAGGAATGCTTCACTCCTATGTAGATGGTTATGAACCTTTTAGAGGAGAATTCCCTTCCAGAAGTACCGGTTCCCTTGTCGCTGATAGACAGGGAAAAGCGGTTCCTTATGCAATATACAACCTTGAACCAAGGGGTAAAATGTTTATCCAGGCTGGTGATGTAGTCTATGAAGGAATGGTTGTAGGTGAGCATAACCGAGATAATGACCTTGACGTTAATCCTACTAAGGAAAAGAAGTTATCAAACATGAGAGCTTCCGGTCGGGATGAAAACGTTGTTCTTACTCCTGTCGTTCCCCTTACTTTGGAACAGGCTCTTAACTTTATTCGGGCAGATGAGATGGTAGAAATCACACCTCAATCTATTCGATTACGTAAAACAATCTTAGGTGCCCAACAACGTAAACAGGCTCGTAATAGAAAGTAA
- a CDS encoding arsenate reductase ArsC, translating to MEPGNINPYVIEALKLEGIDVTQKQTKSVMDLFKAERQYDYVITVCSRDVEEKCPVFPGTMKRMNWPFPDPEKFQGSKEEILQQVIELKDVIGEMIKQFIEAKTK from the coding sequence TTGGAACCGGGGAATATCAACCCTTATGTTATTGAAGCATTAAAGCTTGAAGGAATCGATGTCACTCAGAAACAAACGAAAAGCGTTATGGATTTGTTTAAGGCTGAAAGACAATATGATTATGTCATTACTGTTTGTAGCAGAGATGTGGAAGAGAAATGCCCAGTATTCCCAGGAACAATGAAAAGAATGAACTGGCCGTTCCCTGATCCTGAAAAATTTCAAGGGAGCAAGGAAGAAATACTCCAACAGGTCATTGAACTTAAAGATGTCATAGGTGAAATGATTAAACAATTTATCGAAGCGAAAACAAAATAA
- a CDS encoding branched-chain amino acid aminotransferase, with product MTMNKKNLDWNNLGFSYIKTDHRFVSNFKDGAWDKGQLVSDETIVIHESAGVLQYSQSCFEGMKAYTTEKGQTVIFRPDLNAQRMADTCTRLEMAVYPTESFIDAVKATVKANIEWVPPYGSGATLYIRPYIFGSGPVIGVKPSSEYQFRVFTTPVGPYFKGGVHPLTLCVSDFDRAAPRGTGNIKAGLNYAMSLHPSVLAHQNGYDENIYLDPETRTKVEETGGANFIFVTKDNKVVTPKSPSILPSITRRSLMYVAKEYLGLEVEEREVLLEEVKDFAECGLCGTAAVISPVGRIVDHGKVIDLPSGMDKMGTITQKLYNTLNDIQLGRIEAPKGWLQVIE from the coding sequence ATCACTATGAATAAGAAAAACTTAGACTGGAATAACTTAGGATTCTCCTATATTAAAACGGATCACAGATTCGTATCTAACTTCAAAGACGGTGCGTGGGATAAGGGACAACTCGTATCAGATGAAACCATTGTCATCCATGAAAGCGCTGGAGTACTGCAATATTCACAATCCTGTTTTGAAGGAATGAAGGCATACACAACGGAGAAGGGACAAACCGTCATATTTAGACCAGATCTAAACGCTCAAAGAATGGCTGATACCTGTACCAGATTAGAAATGGCCGTTTACCCAACAGAATCTTTTATTGATGCTGTGAAAGCAACAGTTAAAGCCAATATCGAATGGGTTCCCCCCTATGGAAGTGGAGCAACCTTATATATTAGACCGTACATCTTTGGATCAGGGCCTGTTATTGGCGTAAAACCATCTAGTGAATATCAGTTCCGAGTGTTTACCACACCAGTGGGTCCTTACTTCAAAGGAGGTGTTCACCCCTTAACCTTATGTGTAAGTGATTTTGACAGAGCCGCTCCCAGAGGAACAGGGAACATCAAAGCAGGATTAAATTATGCTATGAGTTTACATCCTAGCGTATTGGCCCATCAAAATGGTTATGATGAAAATATTTACTTAGATCCAGAGACGCGAACAAAGGTTGAAGAAACAGGAGGAGCAAACTTTATCTTTGTCACTAAGGACAACAAAGTAGTGACTCCCAAGTCTCCCAGTATCTTACCCTCAATCACAAGAAGATCTCTCATGTATGTGGCCAAAGAATACTTAGGACTAGAAGTAGAAGAAAGGGAAGTTCTCCTGGAAGAGGTAAAGGATTTTGCCGAATGTGGTCTCTGTGGAACAGCTGCCGTTATCTCGCCTGTGGGAAGGATTGTAGATCATGGTAAGGTTATTGATTTACCAAGTGGTATGGATAAAATGGGAACCATCACACAGAAACTCTATAACACACTTAATGATATTCAACTTGGCCGTATAGAAGCACCAAAGGGATGGCTTCAGGTTATCGAATAA
- a CDS encoding ribose-phosphate diphosphokinase — protein MNDYKDMKIFAGSTGKDFATKIARYLNMDIADGVVHKFADGNIFVKANETVRGKDVYLVQSIGLNPNEQFTEILFWMDAFKRASAHTVTAIIPYYGYAKGDKKDEPRVSIRARVCADAIEMAGADRVVTMDLHSPQIQGFFRKTVDHIRARPILVEYIKRLKLKNPVIVSPDAGFAKDARKFALALGFPVAIGDKTRKGYDDDAIVLDIIGDVAGKEAVIVDDFSISGGTLIDLARGLIEKGATRVIACLSHILLNSDNLKRIEDSPIEVLVSTDSVYNPAVWKSNKIKILSVAPLFAETLRHIHSHESVSSLFDRPSEQMIKYALDK, from the coding sequence ATGAACGACTATAAAGATATGAAGATATTCGCAGGAAGCACGGGCAAAGACTTTGCCACTAAGATAGCTCGCTATTTAAATATGGATATCGCAGATGGTGTTGTTCATAAGTTTGCTGATGGGAACATCTTTGTTAAGGCTAATGAGACGGTGAGAGGCAAAGATGTTTATCTGGTTCAATCTATTGGCCTCAATCCTAATGAGCAGTTTACGGAGATACTCTTCTGGATGGATGCTTTTAAGCGTGCCAGTGCCCATACCGTTACAGCTATCATCCCTTATTATGGTTATGCTAAAGGGGATAAAAAGGATGAGCCTCGCGTTTCGATTCGTGCACGTGTTTGTGCAGATGCCATAGAAATGGCCGGTGCTGATCGTGTTGTGACCATGGATCTCCATTCACCTCAGATACAAGGTTTTTTTCGCAAAACGGTTGATCATATTAGGGCAAGACCCATTCTGGTAGAGTACATTAAACGATTGAAATTGAAGAATCCAGTTATCGTTTCTCCTGATGCAGGGTTTGCCAAAGATGCCCGGAAGTTTGCATTAGCTTTAGGTTTTCCTGTGGCCATTGGTGATAAAACTCGTAAGGGCTATGACGATGATGCTATCGTTTTGGATATCATTGGTGATGTGGCTGGTAAAGAAGCCGTTATTGTTGATGATTTTTCCATATCTGGTGGTACCTTAATTGATCTTGCCAGAGGTTTAATAGAGAAAGGGGCCACGAGAGTTATCGCTTGTCTGAGCCATATTCTCCTTAATTCTGATAATTTGAAGCGCATAGAAGATAGTCCTATTGAAGTTTTGGTATCTACCGATTCGGTCTATAATCCTGCTGTCTGGAAAAGTAACAAGATAAAGATTTTATCTGTCGCCCCGTTATTTGCTGAAACATTGCGGCATATTCATTCCCATGAGTCTGTCAGTAGTTTATTTGATCGTCCTTCAGAACAGATGATCAAATATGCCTTAGATAAATAA
- the serB gene encoding phosphoserine phosphatase SerB — translation MKDIVLLNMSGEDKPGIMSSFLNILSQHQADILDIGQAVIHNTLSLGILVRISEAKDSPLLKDLLYKAHEVGVNIKFTPIIEDNYSSWVKQQRLPRYIITLLSRRITSDHLAQVTKAIYEQELNIDTIDRLSGRLPLEENNAPNRASIEIAVKGEPRNINQLRESFMEISRNQGLDVAFQEDTVYRRNRRLVCFDMDSTLIQTEVIVELAKAAGAGQKVADITERAMRGEIDFKESFKQRIKTLKGLPETVLQEIAQNLPITEGAERLISTLKHHGYKTAILSGGFTYFGHYLQEKLGLDYVYANQLEILEGELTGNYLGEIVDGQRKAELLQQIATEEGITLDQVIAVGDGANDLPMLAKAGLGIAFHAKPIVQESAKQAISHLGLDGVLYLLGFRDRDII, via the coding sequence ATGAAAGATATTGTACTACTTAATATGTCCGGTGAAGACAAACCGGGAATCATGAGTTCTTTTTTGAATATTCTCAGTCAACACCAAGCTGATATTCTGGATATAGGACAAGCGGTTATTCATAATACCCTTAGTCTGGGAATCCTGGTTCGTATATCAGAAGCCAAAGACTCCCCCCTCCTTAAGGATCTTCTCTATAAAGCTCATGAAGTAGGAGTCAATATTAAATTCACTCCCATCATAGAAGATAATTACTCCTCCTGGGTTAAACAACAAAGACTTCCCCGTTATATTATTACCTTATTAAGTCGTCGTATAACCAGTGATCATTTGGCTCAGGTAACAAAAGCCATCTATGAACAGGAACTCAATATCGATACCATAGACAGACTATCAGGCCGTCTGCCCCTGGAAGAAAACAATGCTCCCAACCGGGCCAGTATTGAGATTGCCGTAAAAGGAGAACCTCGCAATATAAATCAGCTAAGGGAAAGCTTCATGGAGATAAGCCGTAATCAAGGTTTGGATGTAGCTTTTCAGGAAGATACAGTCTACAGACGGAACAGACGTCTTGTATGCTTTGATATGGATTCCACCTTAATACAAACAGAAGTTATTGTAGAACTAGCCAAAGCCGCCGGGGCTGGACAAAAGGTAGCTGATATAACAGAAAGGGCCATGCGAGGGGAGATAGACTTTAAAGAAAGCTTTAAACAAAGGATCAAAACCCTAAAAGGACTTCCTGAGACTGTCCTTCAAGAAATAGCCCAAAATCTACCTATCACGGAAGGAGCAGAAAGGCTCATATCCACCTTAAAACACCATGGCTACAAGACAGCTATCCTTTCAGGAGGATTTACCTACTTCGGTCATTACCTTCAAGAAAAACTGGGTTTGGACTATGTGTATGCTAACCAGCTTGAGATCCTGGAAGGAGAACTAACAGGGAACTATCTGGGAGAAATCGTTGATGGCCAACGGAAAGCAGAACTGCTCCAGCAGATCGCAACAGAAGAAGGCATCACTCTGGATCAGGTTATCGCCGTTGGAGACGGAGCCAATGACCTTCCTATGCTCGCCAAAGCGGGACTGGGAATCGCCTTCCATGCCAAACCCATAGTGCAGGAATCAGCAAAGCAAGCCATAAGCCATCTAGGTCTGGATGGCGTTTTGTATTTGTTAGGATTCCGAGACCGTGATATCATATGA
- a CDS encoding DUF2721 domain-containing protein — translation MNLTITTPALLFPAISLLLLAYTNRYLTLASLVRDLHDRYKKFSEDHLTGQIKNLRVRIKIIKNMQILGVASFFLCVATMLVLFVEWELAGTILFAISLILLLASLALSIAELRISADALDIQLQDCE, via the coding sequence ATGAATTTGACAATAACGACACCAGCTTTGTTATTTCCGGCCATTAGTTTGCTATTATTGGCCTATACTAACAGATATCTCACGTTAGCATCGTTAGTTAGGGATCTCCATGATCGTTATAAAAAGTTCTCCGAAGACCATTTGACCGGTCAAATCAAGAACTTGAGAGTTCGTATCAAAATCATTAAAAACATGCAGATCCTGGGTGTGGCCAGCTTTTTTCTCTGTGTGGCGACAATGCTTGTTCTATTCGTAGAATGGGAACTAGCAGGTACCATATTATTCGCTATTAGCCTGATTCTTCTTCTAGCTTCTTTGGCCCTTTCCATTGCGGAACTTCGCATATCGGCAGATGCCCTGGATATTCAGCTTCAGGATTGTGAATAG
- the pulA gene encoding type I pullulanase, protein MKTSDLHLGSHYFPDHTSFRLYAPTSQKVILHIYESDRELMPFRTLNLEQTEKGIWEGVLQGDWHNHYYTFQTLIDGELQQEAVDPYAKAVDSMGQKGLIVDLTQTNPLGWEQDNKPELPHPTDAIIYEIHVTDFSISESSGIQNKGSFLGFTEHGTVSPDNEVTGIDHLQDLGITHVHLLPIFDYCGSEEGVSNKGYYNWGYNPRNYNALANCYSTHPYDPLETIKEFKTLVLELHKTGIRVIMDVVYNHTGQTQNSNFHQIVPNFYHRQWDNGEFANGSGCGNEIASEKEIVRQYILDSVLHWVREYHIDGFRFDLMGLHDIDTMNLIEKSLHEIDPSLLIYGEGWRGGDSPLNQEIAAVKFNGPRLPGIGLFSDDMRDGIKGHIFHQESRGFISGATDKDETIKFGIAGATLHHQINYNQVPYSQAPWALSPQQAINYASCHDNHTLWDRLLLSMEEEDRTERVKMQKLANAIVLTSQGIPFLHGGVELCRTKQGVENSYNSGEYINQIDWSRKAFYKDVYLYHKGLIAIRKAHPAFRLTTTEQIQKHLIFLSPPHAGVIGYLLKNHAGGDSANTILVYFNGQPESKQVYIPEGNWTIVVDQDRAENTGLGTLSEGKHVIPGRSALVCISS, encoded by the coding sequence ATGAAGACATCAGATCTACACTTAGGATCACATTACTTTCCAGATCATACAAGTTTTAGACTATATGCCCCCACCAGTCAAAAAGTAATACTTCATATCTATGAATCAGACAGAGAATTAATGCCCTTCCGAACTCTTAATCTGGAACAAACAGAAAAGGGAATATGGGAAGGGGTGCTTCAAGGGGACTGGCATAACCATTATTATACCTTTCAAACCCTGATTGATGGAGAATTACAACAGGAAGCAGTCGACCCCTATGCAAAGGCCGTAGATAGTATGGGACAAAAAGGTCTCATTGTCGATCTAACACAGACGAATCCCCTGGGCTGGGAACAGGATAACAAACCAGAATTACCCCATCCTACAGATGCCATCATTTATGAAATCCATGTGACAGACTTTTCTATATCAGAATCATCTGGTATACAAAATAAAGGGAGCTTCCTCGGTTTTACCGAGCATGGAACCGTAAGTCCGGATAATGAAGTCACAGGAATCGATCACCTGCAGGATTTGGGAATCACCCATGTTCATCTCCTGCCTATCTTTGACTATTGCGGATCTGAAGAAGGGGTAAGCAATAAAGGCTATTATAACTGGGGATACAATCCTCGTAATTACAATGCCTTAGCCAACTGCTACTCCACCCATCCCTATGATCCCCTGGAAACAATAAAAGAATTTAAGACATTAGTACTGGAACTACATAAAACAGGAATCAGAGTGATTATGGATGTGGTCTATAATCATACAGGCCAGACTCAAAACTCGAACTTTCATCAAATCGTTCCCAACTTTTATCACCGTCAATGGGACAACGGAGAATTCGCTAACGGGTCAGGATGCGGGAACGAAATAGCCTCAGAAAAAGAAATCGTCCGTCAGTACATCCTTGATTCTGTGCTTCATTGGGTAAGGGAATATCATATAGATGGATTTCGTTTTGACCTCATGGGATTACATGATATTGATACGATGAACTTAATAGAGAAGAGTTTGCATGAGATAGATCCCAGTCTATTGATCTATGGGGAAGGATGGCGAGGAGGGGATTCCCCCTTAAATCAGGAGATCGCCGCTGTTAAATTCAATGGTCCCAGACTCCCTGGAATAGGCCTCTTTTCTGATGATATGCGGGACGGGATCAAAGGTCATATCTTCCATCAAGAATCGAGAGGATTCATTTCAGGAGCTACCGATAAGGATGAGACAATCAAATTCGGTATTGCCGGGGCGACCTTACATCACCAGATCAATTACAACCAAGTTCCTTACTCTCAGGCGCCCTGGGCCCTAAGCCCGCAACAAGCGATCAATTATGCTTCCTGCCATGACAACCATACCCTATGGGATAGACTCCTCTTATCCATGGAGGAAGAAGATAGGACCGAGAGAGTTAAAATGCAAAAATTAGCCAATGCCATTGTCCTTACCAGCCAGGGGATACCCTTTCTGCATGGTGGTGTAGAACTATGCCGGACCAAGCAGGGTGTGGAGAACTCTTATAACTCAGGGGAATATATCAACCAAATAGATTGGTCCCGAAAGGCCTTCTACAAGGATGTGTACCTCTATCATAAGGGGCTGATTGCCATAAGGAAGGCCCATCCCGCCTTTCGCTTGACAACGACAGAACAGATTCAAAAGCATCTTATCTTTCTCTCACCACCTCATGCGGGAGTGATCGGCTACCTTCTGAAGAACCATGCAGGAGGAGATAGTGCTAATACCATTCTGGTCTATTTCAATGGACAACCAGAGAGCAAACAAGTCTACATACCAGAGGGCAATTGGACGATTGTCGTTGATCAGGACAGGGCAGAAAACACCGGCTTAGGAACATTGTCAGAAGGTAAGCATGTAATACCCGGAAGATCAGCTTTGGTATGCATTAGCTCATGA
- a CDS encoding DNA-binding domain-containing protein, which translates to MINYYLHQNKLGTAKEDSLFIARVKPNLHVNHDDMIGLMANKNTTVSRQDIVVVMDLLKEVLEEQLVLGNTVSTNIGRFYVSLGGGFASTSDEYDNTKHSLRIKAKPNTQLVSTVQGKSSVSRVRYNPVTPVIDTIYDMTSQSFSSDLVAGALIELRGNLFKGEDSDKAGVFFVNSDTDVVTKISSVYRTLPSSILLSIPEDLEAGNYTVEVRTMSGSVLRTGSYYDEVTVM; encoded by the coding sequence ATGATTAATTACTATTTACACCAAAACAAACTAGGAACAGCAAAAGAAGACAGCCTCTTCATCGCCCGAGTCAAACCCAATCTTCATGTTAACCATGATGATATGATTGGCTTGATGGCGAACAAGAACACCACCGTATCCCGACAGGACATTGTGGTTGTTATGGATCTACTAAAGGAAGTGTTAGAAGAACAACTGGTATTAGGAAATACGGTTAGTACGAACATTGGACGCTTTTATGTATCCCTGGGAGGAGGCTTTGCTTCGACTTCCGATGAATATGATAATACTAAGCATAGCCTTAGGATAAAAGCTAAACCTAACACCCAATTAGTGAGTACCGTGCAAGGTAAGAGTAGCGTTTCCAGAGTTCGCTATAATCCTGTGACTCCTGTTATCGATACGATCTATGATATGACAAGCCAAAGTTTTAGTTCTGATTTAGTAGCAGGTGCTCTTATTGAACTTAGGGGTAACTTATTTAAGGGTGAAGATTCTGATAAGGCAGGAGTGTTCTTTGTTAATTCTGATACGGATGTTGTGACTAAGATCAGCTCTGTTTATAGGACTTTGCCTTCTAGTATTTTGCTCTCTATACCCGAGGATTTGGAAGCAGGGAATTACACGGTTGAGGTTCGGACTATGTCGGGATCTGTGTTGAGAACTGGATCTTATTATGATGAAGTGACTGTTATGTAG
- a CDS encoding signal peptidase II produces MNKLKFPIFLFLIDAVTKLLAVLLLPFNEYVPINDDLSFYLTYNKTPFGAGTFYLGMDNVDAAIYSALLGFLYGSLFLLVNKIIRGDKLRIVIFIALIYGLSYINIQLPSIGFLHSWSPRSIALIKFSGIIWMVFLFFHYTKIKSYAYLWGMLLAAALGNAVNYLIPPYGAVDFISSEYLTRRIGMGIFNFADVLVYLFGILFLLRILLSLFTILKLNIQGICRYAKFRNGKGQRS; encoded by the coding sequence ATGAATAAACTCAAATTCCCCATCTTCCTGTTCCTCATAGACGCAGTAACCAAGCTACTAGCGGTGCTCCTCTTACCTTTCAACGAGTACGTCCCCATTAATGATGATCTATCCTTTTACCTGACTTATAATAAGACACCCTTCGGTGCAGGAACATTCTACCTGGGAATGGATAATGTGGATGCTGCTATCTACTCAGCATTATTGGGCTTTCTTTATGGTTCTCTCTTTCTGCTAGTTAATAAGATTATTAGAGGCGACAAGCTACGGATCGTAATTTTTATAGCTCTCATATATGGCCTTTCCTACATTAACATACAGCTGCCATCAATTGGCTTCCTCCACTCCTGGAGCCCTCGAAGTATCGCCCTTATTAAGTTCAGTGGTATCATTTGGATGGTGTTTCTCTTTTTCCATTACACAAAGATCAAGTCCTATGCCTATCTATGGGGAATGCTACTGGCGGCAGCCTTGGGCAACGCCGTTAATTATCTCATTCCCCCCTATGGGGCTGTGGATTTTATTAGTTCAGAATATTTAACCAGGCGCATAGGCATGGGAATCTTTAACTTCGCTGATGTGCTAGTTTATCTTTTTGGGATTCTCTTTTTGTTACGGATCCTTCTGTCCCTATTCACAATCCTGAAGCTGAATATCCAGGGCATCTGCCGATATGCGAAGTTCCGCAATGGAAAGGGCCAAAGAAGCTAG